Proteins from one Mercurialis annua linkage group LG7, ddMerAnnu1.2, whole genome shotgun sequence genomic window:
- the LOC126655219 gene encoding uncharacterized protein LOC126655219: MASFHIRSISLPSTYHPLTVSLEAQLYKLNASQSSLSIGQKLAGLKELYECVDDFLQLSLTQQSLSRENSVEEALNGSLSLLDICSNTRDFFSQMRECLQALELSLRRSRNGVEAYMTSRKTLNKLICKYLRSFKKQGKNSKSNSESANIAVLLKSVEEISISMFESILSFISPPKSKSKLSIFSKLLQSKSALQEDEVEANEMEKIDAELLILKSNNQPTNILKELEALEMSLKEAEEELECVYRRLVKIRVSLLNSLNH, from the coding sequence ATGGCTTCATTTCATATTCGATCAATCAGTTTGCCATCTACGTATCATCCTCTGACTGTAAGTCTAGAGGCGCAACTTTACAAGCTAAACGCATCACAATCATCATTATCTATAGGCCAAAAATTAGCGGGCTTAAAAGAGTTGTATGAGTGTGTTGATGATTTTCTTCAACTATCACTCACCCAACAATCTCTTTCCCGTGAGAACTCTGTAGAAGAGGCCTTGAATGGATCCTTGAGTTTGTTGGATATATGCAGCAACACCAGAGATTTTTTCTCACAGATGAGAGAATGTCTCCAAGCACTTGAATTATCTCTCCGAAGAAGTAGAAACGGAGTTGAGGCATACATGACATCAAGGAAAACATTGAATAAATTGATCTGCAAATATCTCAGAAGTTTCAAGAAACAAGGCAAGAACAGCAAAAGTAACTCAGAATCGGCAAATATTGCAGTCCTGCTAAAAAGTGTAGAGGAAATTAGTATTTCAATGTTTGAATCTATCTTATCTTTCATTTCCCCACCAAAGTCAAAATCAAAGCTCTCCATTTTCTCAAAACTTCTGCAATCAAAGAGTGCACTACAAGAAGACGAAGTTGAAGCCAACGAAATGGAGAAGATCGATGCTGAATTACTCATCTTGAAGTCCAACAATCAACCAACAAATATATTGAAAGAATTAGAGGCATTAGAGATGAGCCTCAAAGAAGCAGAGGAAGAGTTAGAGTGTGTATATAGGAGATTGGTCAAAATCAGAGTCTCTCTTCTCAATAGTCTAAATCATTAG